A stretch of Aedes aegypti strain LVP_AGWG chromosome 2, AaegL5.0 Primary Assembly, whole genome shotgun sequence DNA encodes these proteins:
- the LOC110677083 gene encoding uncharacterized protein LOC110677083, producing MVRNYRKPDNSRKYTVVSGEALKKCLEKVEAGEMTHTDAAKELNCSRQTVYNKLHGLHKRDPGHQKVFTEPEEASFVDHLSILSEWGFPVGPDDLREVVRIYLAKQNRSVPVFKNNKPSRNWVERFLRDHQELSKRFAQNIKLSRAAITRETIDEYMANLKVSLDGIPASNIFNYDETNLSDDPGKKLAICKRGLKYFENVRNFSKSATSVMYCGSATGQLLPPYVVFKAEHLWDS from the coding sequence ATGGTGCGGAACTATCGAAAACCCGATAATTCTCGAAAATATACCGTGGTTTCCGGGGAAGCATTGAAGAAATGTCTCGAAAAAGTTGAAGCCGGAGAGATGACCCACACAGATGCCGCAAAAGAGCTGAATTGCAGCCGGCAAACCGTATACAACAAACTGCATGGGCTGCACAAACGTGATCCTGGTCATCAAAAAGTCTTCACGGAACCGGAAGAAGCATCATTTGTGGACCACCTTTCCATCCTGTCCGAGTGGGGCTTCCCTGTAGGACCTGATGATCTCCGGGAAGTTGTTCGTATTTATTTGGCGAAGCAAAATCGGAGTGTTCCGGTTTTTAAAAACAATAAACCATCACGGAACTGGGTGGAACGGTTCCTTCGTGATCACCAAGAATTGAGCAAACGTTTTGCACAGAACATAAAGTTAAGCCGAGCAGCGATAACACGTGAAACTATTGATGAATACATGGCCAATCTAAAGGTATCTCTCGACGGAATTCCtgcttccaatatttttaactacGATGAGACAAATCTGTCTGATGACCCCGGAAAGAAGCTAGCTATTTGCAAGCGCGGATTAAAAtactttgaaaacgtgaggaaCTTCAGTAAATCCGCAACTTCCGTAATGTACTGTGGAAGTGCCACCGGACAGTTGTTGCCACCATACGTGGTGTTTAAGGCAGAACACTTATGGGACTCTTAG